The following are from one region of the Gossypium hirsutum isolate 1008001.06 chromosome D03, Gossypium_hirsutum_v2.1, whole genome shotgun sequence genome:
- the LOC107949683 gene encoding histone-lysine N-methyltransferase, H3 lysine-9 specific SUVH5 isoform X2 translates to MVLQFQIDGNVNPSKGNMDPSKFKRRRVSAVRDYPIQAHVHPCSCFPVSIKYPPSKIRKGVSVKRDFPVKLDAPAALRNSLSSNASIATNGRDIHACTNDVKESNLSMVVWEERSELDASIAINIHLCTDIGDDKPSSVPNIANSRDGYECLKSIKEGFEESYSSMNIKGVERANVLMNIGDDPCEAVVTSFDDYQLVLKDEKSKNLVSLTKEVSSLMLSDEQYSDSLFGVDIFQAAFNDDEDYVKEHDSQAAFSDDVVSVKTTLAEEARSLMVSDERCSDSQVAFNDDEDCVKEHDSLAAFSDGEESVKTTLAEEKNSQVDLSNYEVFSNNELINDCDKVKQIINHFRHVYNKLLQVKSGKLRSGLAVEAAIILQNQHKWIKRNKQFGSISGVEIGDYFFWRAELNIIGLHCRNVHGIDFMKMDGKNLAISVVDSGRYDNVFESNNEEFPDTLVYLGEGSNPKVQSKKSIEDQKLKGGNLALKNSVEAKNPVRVIRKIFFKRGKVEKRKYIYDGLYFVDSYRQEIASSGKLVFKFLLKRIPSQPKLDWRKLVRELDCMSYNSEGKERSPICVVNALDDEKPLITDDISQGKERIPIRAINALDDEKLPIFNYVTSVTYPESYCPSMINDGCDCIDGCSDSEDCPCIVKNGGSTYDYEERLFEAKPLIVECGPSCKCFTSCLNRVSQRGIRLPLEVFKTKAKGWGVRSRSFIRRGCFICEYTGEILRDNEGEQRIGNDEYLFDIGVSYGDHSLRDANSLGSFEGNECFTIDAARVGNVGRFINHSCSPNLFPQSLLFDHDNKRMPHIMLFAMEDIPPLNELTYDYNYEKGGVCDANGNIKIKHCYCDSSDCLGRMY, encoded by the exons ATGGTATTGCAATTTCAAATTGATGGCAATGTGAATCCATCAAAAGGCAATATGGATCCGTCAAAATTTAAGCGACGAAGAGTCTCTGCTGTTCGGGACTATCCTATACAGGCTCACGTCCACCCATGCAGTTGCTTTCCTGTTTCAATAAAGTACCCACCTTCAAAAATTCGGAAAGGGGTTTCTGTCAAGCGGGATTTTCCTGTAAAGCTGGATGCTCCTGCTGCTTTGAGAAACTCCCTGTCATCTAATGCTTCTATTGCTACTAATGGTCGTGATATTCATGCTTGCACTAATG ATGTTAAGGAATCCAACTTGTCAATGGTTGTTTGGGAAGAGCGAAGTGAATTGGATGCTTCTATTGCAATTAATATTCATCTGTGCACGGATATTGGGGATGACAAGCCatctagtgttcctaatattGCTAACTCACGTGATGGTTATGAatgcttaaaatctatcaaagaAG GTTTTGAAGAATCCTACTCTTCAATGAACATTAAGG GTGTTGAACGGGCCAATGTGTTAATGAACATCGGGGATGATCCGTGTGAAGCTGTTGTAACCAGTTTTGATGACTATCAATTAGTTCTGAAGGATGAAAAGAGTAAGAATCTTGTGTCTCTTACCAAAGAAGTGAGCTCATTAATGCTTTCAGATGAGCAATATTCGGATTCCCTGTTTGGCGTAGATATTTTCCAGGCAGCCTTTAATGATGATGAAGATTATGTGAAAGAGCATGATTCCCAAGCAGCCTTTAGTGATGATGTAGTTAGTGTCAAAACCACTTTGGCAGAGGAAGCGAGGTCATTAATGGTTTCAGATGAGCGATGTTCGGATTCCCAGGTAGCCTTTAATGATGATGAAGATTGTGTGAAAGAGCATGATTCCCTAGCAGCCTTTAGTGATGGTGAAGAGAGTGTCAAAACTACTTTGGCAGAGGAGAAAAATTCTCAAGTTGACCTTAGCAATTACGAGGTGTTCTCTAACAATGAGTTGATAAATGATTGTGACAAGGTTAAGCAGATTATTAATCATTTTAGACACGTTTACAACAAGCTCTTACAGGTTAAGTCCGGGAAACTTAGGAGTGGCCTTGCTGTTGAAGCTGCTATAATTCTTCAAAATCAACATAAGTGGATCAAAAGAAATAAGCAGTTTGGCTCTATCTCAGGAGTTGAAATAGGTGACTACTTTTTCTGGAGGGCTGAATTGAATATAATTGGCCTCCATTGTCGAAATGTTCATGGCATAGATTTTAtgaaaatggatggaaaaaatcTAGCCATAAGTGTTGTGGACTCCGGGCGATACGACAATGTTTTTGAGTCAAACAATGAAGAGTTTCCAGATACCTTAGTTTATTTAGGGGAAGGTTCAAATCCAAAGGTTCAAAGTAAGAAATCTATTGAGGATCAAAAGCTTAAAGGTGGTAATCTTGCTTTGAAGAATAGTGTAGAAGCAAAAAATCCTGTAAGGGTTATTCGTAAGATTTTCTTTAAACGTGGGAAGGTAGAAAAGCGCAAATATATTTATGATGGGTTGTACTTTGTTGATAGTTATCGACAAGAAATAGCATCATCTGGCAAGcttgtttttaagtttttgctgAAGAGAATTCCTAGCCAACCAAAACTTGATTGGAGAAAATTGGTTAGGGAACTTGATTGTATGAGTTATAATTCTGAAGGCAAAGAGAGATCACCTATTTGTGTAGTGAATGCTTTGGATGATGAGAAGCCCCTAATCACCGATGATATTTCTCAAGGTAAAGAGAGGATACCTATTCGTGCAATAAATGCTTTGGATGATGAGAAGCTTCCGATATTTAATTATGTCACCAGTGTGACATATCCAGAGTCCTATTGTCCTTCAATGATTAATGATGGTTGTGATTGTATTGATGGATGCTCAGACTCTGAGGATTGCCCTTGCATTGTCAAGAACGGAGGATCAACCTATGATTATGAAGAACGCCTTTTTGAGGCAAAGCCCCTTATTGTTGAGTGTGGACCTTCTTGTAAGTGCTTCACCTCTTGCCTTAATAGAGTGAGTCAACGTGGAATTCGACTTCCTTTAGAAGTTTTTAAGACTAAAGCAAAAGGATGGGGTGTTAGATCACGGTCTTTTATTCGACGTGGATGCTTTATATGTGAGTATACAGGTGAAATCCTACGAGACAATGAAGGTGAACAAAGGATAGGTAACGATGAATACTTGTTTGATATAGGAGTTAGTTACGGTGATCATTCTTTGCGAGATGCAAATTCTCTCGGTTCATTTGAGGGAAATGAATGTTTCACTATTGATGCTGCTCGAGTGGGGAATGTGGGACGATTCATCAATCATAGTTGCTCTCCGAATCTTTTTCCTCAAAGTCTTCTCTTTGATCATGATAACAAAAGAATGCCACATATTATGTTATTTGCTATGGAAGATATACCACCATTGAATGAGTTAACATATGACTATAATTATGAAAAAGGTGGAGTTTGTGATGCAAATGGTAATATCAAGATCAAGCATTGTTATTGTGATTCTAGTGATTGCCTCGGGAGAATGTACTAG
- the LOC107949683 gene encoding histone-lysine N-methyltransferase, H3 lysine-9 specific SUVH5 isoform X1 gives MVLQFQIDGNVNPSKGNMDPSKFKRRRVSAVRDYPIQAHVHPCSCFPVSIKYPPSKIRKGVSVKRDFPVKLDAPAALRNSLSSNASIATNGRDIHACTNDVKESNLSMVVWEERSELDASIAINIHLCTDIGDDKPSSVPNIANSRDGYECLKSIKEGFEESYSSMNIKGEQCAVDIPFANNIYACIESKQEGVERANVLMNIGDDPCEAVVTSFDDYQLVLKDEKSKNLVSLTKEVSSLMLSDEQYSDSLFGVDIFQAAFNDDEDYVKEHDSQAAFSDDVVSVKTTLAEEARSLMVSDERCSDSQVAFNDDEDCVKEHDSLAAFSDGEESVKTTLAEEKNSQVDLSNYEVFSNNELINDCDKVKQIINHFRHVYNKLLQVKSGKLRSGLAVEAAIILQNQHKWIKRNKQFGSISGVEIGDYFFWRAELNIIGLHCRNVHGIDFMKMDGKNLAISVVDSGRYDNVFESNNEEFPDTLVYLGEGSNPKVQSKKSIEDQKLKGGNLALKNSVEAKNPVRVIRKIFFKRGKVEKRKYIYDGLYFVDSYRQEIASSGKLVFKFLLKRIPSQPKLDWRKLVRELDCMSYNSEGKERSPICVVNALDDEKPLITDDISQGKERIPIRAINALDDEKLPIFNYVTSVTYPESYCPSMINDGCDCIDGCSDSEDCPCIVKNGGSTYDYEERLFEAKPLIVECGPSCKCFTSCLNRVSQRGIRLPLEVFKTKAKGWGVRSRSFIRRGCFICEYTGEILRDNEGEQRIGNDEYLFDIGVSYGDHSLRDANSLGSFEGNECFTIDAARVGNVGRFINHSCSPNLFPQSLLFDHDNKRMPHIMLFAMEDIPPLNELTYDYNYEKGGVCDANGNIKIKHCYCDSSDCLGRMY, from the exons ATGGTATTGCAATTTCAAATTGATGGCAATGTGAATCCATCAAAAGGCAATATGGATCCGTCAAAATTTAAGCGACGAAGAGTCTCTGCTGTTCGGGACTATCCTATACAGGCTCACGTCCACCCATGCAGTTGCTTTCCTGTTTCAATAAAGTACCCACCTTCAAAAATTCGGAAAGGGGTTTCTGTCAAGCGGGATTTTCCTGTAAAGCTGGATGCTCCTGCTGCTTTGAGAAACTCCCTGTCATCTAATGCTTCTATTGCTACTAATGGTCGTGATATTCATGCTTGCACTAATG ATGTTAAGGAATCCAACTTGTCAATGGTTGTTTGGGAAGAGCGAAGTGAATTGGATGCTTCTATTGCAATTAATATTCATCTGTGCACGGATATTGGGGATGACAAGCCatctagtgttcctaatattGCTAACTCACGTGATGGTTATGAatgcttaaaatctatcaaagaAG GTTTTGAAGAATCCTACTCTTCAATGAACATTAAGGGTGAGCAATGTGCAGTTGATATCCCTTTTGCAAATAACATTTATGCTTGCATAGAATCTAAGCAAGAAG GTGTTGAACGGGCCAATGTGTTAATGAACATCGGGGATGATCCGTGTGAAGCTGTTGTAACCAGTTTTGATGACTATCAATTAGTTCTGAAGGATGAAAAGAGTAAGAATCTTGTGTCTCTTACCAAAGAAGTGAGCTCATTAATGCTTTCAGATGAGCAATATTCGGATTCCCTGTTTGGCGTAGATATTTTCCAGGCAGCCTTTAATGATGATGAAGATTATGTGAAAGAGCATGATTCCCAAGCAGCCTTTAGTGATGATGTAGTTAGTGTCAAAACCACTTTGGCAGAGGAAGCGAGGTCATTAATGGTTTCAGATGAGCGATGTTCGGATTCCCAGGTAGCCTTTAATGATGATGAAGATTGTGTGAAAGAGCATGATTCCCTAGCAGCCTTTAGTGATGGTGAAGAGAGTGTCAAAACTACTTTGGCAGAGGAGAAAAATTCTCAAGTTGACCTTAGCAATTACGAGGTGTTCTCTAACAATGAGTTGATAAATGATTGTGACAAGGTTAAGCAGATTATTAATCATTTTAGACACGTTTACAACAAGCTCTTACAGGTTAAGTCCGGGAAACTTAGGAGTGGCCTTGCTGTTGAAGCTGCTATAATTCTTCAAAATCAACATAAGTGGATCAAAAGAAATAAGCAGTTTGGCTCTATCTCAGGAGTTGAAATAGGTGACTACTTTTTCTGGAGGGCTGAATTGAATATAATTGGCCTCCATTGTCGAAATGTTCATGGCATAGATTTTAtgaaaatggatggaaaaaatcTAGCCATAAGTGTTGTGGACTCCGGGCGATACGACAATGTTTTTGAGTCAAACAATGAAGAGTTTCCAGATACCTTAGTTTATTTAGGGGAAGGTTCAAATCCAAAGGTTCAAAGTAAGAAATCTATTGAGGATCAAAAGCTTAAAGGTGGTAATCTTGCTTTGAAGAATAGTGTAGAAGCAAAAAATCCTGTAAGGGTTATTCGTAAGATTTTCTTTAAACGTGGGAAGGTAGAAAAGCGCAAATATATTTATGATGGGTTGTACTTTGTTGATAGTTATCGACAAGAAATAGCATCATCTGGCAAGcttgtttttaagtttttgctgAAGAGAATTCCTAGCCAACCAAAACTTGATTGGAGAAAATTGGTTAGGGAACTTGATTGTATGAGTTATAATTCTGAAGGCAAAGAGAGATCACCTATTTGTGTAGTGAATGCTTTGGATGATGAGAAGCCCCTAATCACCGATGATATTTCTCAAGGTAAAGAGAGGATACCTATTCGTGCAATAAATGCTTTGGATGATGAGAAGCTTCCGATATTTAATTATGTCACCAGTGTGACATATCCAGAGTCCTATTGTCCTTCAATGATTAATGATGGTTGTGATTGTATTGATGGATGCTCAGACTCTGAGGATTGCCCTTGCATTGTCAAGAACGGAGGATCAACCTATGATTATGAAGAACGCCTTTTTGAGGCAAAGCCCCTTATTGTTGAGTGTGGACCTTCTTGTAAGTGCTTCACCTCTTGCCTTAATAGAGTGAGTCAACGTGGAATTCGACTTCCTTTAGAAGTTTTTAAGACTAAAGCAAAAGGATGGGGTGTTAGATCACGGTCTTTTATTCGACGTGGATGCTTTATATGTGAGTATACAGGTGAAATCCTACGAGACAATGAAGGTGAACAAAGGATAGGTAACGATGAATACTTGTTTGATATAGGAGTTAGTTACGGTGATCATTCTTTGCGAGATGCAAATTCTCTCGGTTCATTTGAGGGAAATGAATGTTTCACTATTGATGCTGCTCGAGTGGGGAATGTGGGACGATTCATCAATCATAGTTGCTCTCCGAATCTTTTTCCTCAAAGTCTTCTCTTTGATCATGATAACAAAAGAATGCCACATATTATGTTATTTGCTATGGAAGATATACCACCATTGAATGAGTTAACATATGACTATAATTATGAAAAAGGTGGAGTTTGTGATGCAAATGGTAATATCAAGATCAAGCATTGTTATTGTGATTCTAGTGATTGCCTCGGGAGAATGTACTAG
- the LOC107949683 gene encoding histone-lysine N-methyltransferase, H3 lysine-9 specific SUVH5 isoform X3 gives MLKIYQRRFKRISLVTSCNDEQCQVGVSAATNVYKYTGFEESYSSMNIKGEQCAVDIPFANNIYACIESKQEGVERANVLMNIGDDPCEAVVTSFDDYQLVLKDEKSKNLVSLTKEVSSLMLSDEQYSDSLFGVDIFQAAFNDDEDYVKEHDSQAAFSDDVVSVKTTLAEEARSLMVSDERCSDSQVAFNDDEDCVKEHDSLAAFSDGEESVKTTLAEEKNSQVDLSNYEVFSNNELINDCDKVKQIINHFRHVYNKLLQVKSGKLRSGLAVEAAIILQNQHKWIKRNKQFGSISGVEIGDYFFWRAELNIIGLHCRNVHGIDFMKMDGKNLAISVVDSGRYDNVFESNNEEFPDTLVYLGEGSNPKVQSKKSIEDQKLKGGNLALKNSVEAKNPVRVIRKIFFKRGKVEKRKYIYDGLYFVDSYRQEIASSGKLVFKFLLKRIPSQPKLDWRKLVRELDCMSYNSEGKERSPICVVNALDDEKPLITDDISQGKERIPIRAINALDDEKLPIFNYVTSVTYPESYCPSMINDGCDCIDGCSDSEDCPCIVKNGGSTYDYEERLFEAKPLIVECGPSCKCFTSCLNRVSQRGIRLPLEVFKTKAKGWGVRSRSFIRRGCFICEYTGEILRDNEGEQRIGNDEYLFDIGVSYGDHSLRDANSLGSFEGNECFTIDAARVGNVGRFINHSCSPNLFPQSLLFDHDNKRMPHIMLFAMEDIPPLNELTYDYNYEKGGVCDANGNIKIKHCYCDSSDCLGRMY, from the exons atgcttaaaatctatcaaagaAG ATTTAAAAGAATCTCACTTGTCACTAGCTGTAATGATGAGCAATGTCAAGTGGGTGTTTCTGCAGCAACTAATGTTTACAAGTACACAGGTTTTGAAGAATCCTACTCTTCAATGAACATTAAGGGTGAGCAATGTGCAGTTGATATCCCTTTTGCAAATAACATTTATGCTTGCATAGAATCTAAGCAAGAAG GTGTTGAACGGGCCAATGTGTTAATGAACATCGGGGATGATCCGTGTGAAGCTGTTGTAACCAGTTTTGATGACTATCAATTAGTTCTGAAGGATGAAAAGAGTAAGAATCTTGTGTCTCTTACCAAAGAAGTGAGCTCATTAATGCTTTCAGATGAGCAATATTCGGATTCCCTGTTTGGCGTAGATATTTTCCAGGCAGCCTTTAATGATGATGAAGATTATGTGAAAGAGCATGATTCCCAAGCAGCCTTTAGTGATGATGTAGTTAGTGTCAAAACCACTTTGGCAGAGGAAGCGAGGTCATTAATGGTTTCAGATGAGCGATGTTCGGATTCCCAGGTAGCCTTTAATGATGATGAAGATTGTGTGAAAGAGCATGATTCCCTAGCAGCCTTTAGTGATGGTGAAGAGAGTGTCAAAACTACTTTGGCAGAGGAGAAAAATTCTCAAGTTGACCTTAGCAATTACGAGGTGTTCTCTAACAATGAGTTGATAAATGATTGTGACAAGGTTAAGCAGATTATTAATCATTTTAGACACGTTTACAACAAGCTCTTACAGGTTAAGTCCGGGAAACTTAGGAGTGGCCTTGCTGTTGAAGCTGCTATAATTCTTCAAAATCAACATAAGTGGATCAAAAGAAATAAGCAGTTTGGCTCTATCTCAGGAGTTGAAATAGGTGACTACTTTTTCTGGAGGGCTGAATTGAATATAATTGGCCTCCATTGTCGAAATGTTCATGGCATAGATTTTAtgaaaatggatggaaaaaatcTAGCCATAAGTGTTGTGGACTCCGGGCGATACGACAATGTTTTTGAGTCAAACAATGAAGAGTTTCCAGATACCTTAGTTTATTTAGGGGAAGGTTCAAATCCAAAGGTTCAAAGTAAGAAATCTATTGAGGATCAAAAGCTTAAAGGTGGTAATCTTGCTTTGAAGAATAGTGTAGAAGCAAAAAATCCTGTAAGGGTTATTCGTAAGATTTTCTTTAAACGTGGGAAGGTAGAAAAGCGCAAATATATTTATGATGGGTTGTACTTTGTTGATAGTTATCGACAAGAAATAGCATCATCTGGCAAGcttgtttttaagtttttgctgAAGAGAATTCCTAGCCAACCAAAACTTGATTGGAGAAAATTGGTTAGGGAACTTGATTGTATGAGTTATAATTCTGAAGGCAAAGAGAGATCACCTATTTGTGTAGTGAATGCTTTGGATGATGAGAAGCCCCTAATCACCGATGATATTTCTCAAGGTAAAGAGAGGATACCTATTCGTGCAATAAATGCTTTGGATGATGAGAAGCTTCCGATATTTAATTATGTCACCAGTGTGACATATCCAGAGTCCTATTGTCCTTCAATGATTAATGATGGTTGTGATTGTATTGATGGATGCTCAGACTCTGAGGATTGCCCTTGCATTGTCAAGAACGGAGGATCAACCTATGATTATGAAGAACGCCTTTTTGAGGCAAAGCCCCTTATTGTTGAGTGTGGACCTTCTTGTAAGTGCTTCACCTCTTGCCTTAATAGAGTGAGTCAACGTGGAATTCGACTTCCTTTAGAAGTTTTTAAGACTAAAGCAAAAGGATGGGGTGTTAGATCACGGTCTTTTATTCGACGTGGATGCTTTATATGTGAGTATACAGGTGAAATCCTACGAGACAATGAAGGTGAACAAAGGATAGGTAACGATGAATACTTGTTTGATATAGGAGTTAGTTACGGTGATCATTCTTTGCGAGATGCAAATTCTCTCGGTTCATTTGAGGGAAATGAATGTTTCACTATTGATGCTGCTCGAGTGGGGAATGTGGGACGATTCATCAATCATAGTTGCTCTCCGAATCTTTTTCCTCAAAGTCTTCTCTTTGATCATGATAACAAAAGAATGCCACATATTATGTTATTTGCTATGGAAGATATACCACCATTGAATGAGTTAACATATGACTATAATTATGAAAAAGGTGGAGTTTGTGATGCAAATGGTAATATCAAGATCAAGCATTGTTATTGTGATTCTAGTGATTGCCTCGGGAGAATGTACTAG
- the LOC107949683 gene encoding histone-lysine N-methyltransferase, H3 lysine-9 specific SUVH5 isoform X4, protein MLKIYQRRFKRISLVTSCNDEQCQVGVSAATNVYKYTGFEESYSSMNIKGVERANVLMNIGDDPCEAVVTSFDDYQLVLKDEKSKNLVSLTKEVSSLMLSDEQYSDSLFGVDIFQAAFNDDEDYVKEHDSQAAFSDDVVSVKTTLAEEARSLMVSDERCSDSQVAFNDDEDCVKEHDSLAAFSDGEESVKTTLAEEKNSQVDLSNYEVFSNNELINDCDKVKQIINHFRHVYNKLLQVKSGKLRSGLAVEAAIILQNQHKWIKRNKQFGSISGVEIGDYFFWRAELNIIGLHCRNVHGIDFMKMDGKNLAISVVDSGRYDNVFESNNEEFPDTLVYLGEGSNPKVQSKKSIEDQKLKGGNLALKNSVEAKNPVRVIRKIFFKRGKVEKRKYIYDGLYFVDSYRQEIASSGKLVFKFLLKRIPSQPKLDWRKLVRELDCMSYNSEGKERSPICVVNALDDEKPLITDDISQGKERIPIRAINALDDEKLPIFNYVTSVTYPESYCPSMINDGCDCIDGCSDSEDCPCIVKNGGSTYDYEERLFEAKPLIVECGPSCKCFTSCLNRVSQRGIRLPLEVFKTKAKGWGVRSRSFIRRGCFICEYTGEILRDNEGEQRIGNDEYLFDIGVSYGDHSLRDANSLGSFEGNECFTIDAARVGNVGRFINHSCSPNLFPQSLLFDHDNKRMPHIMLFAMEDIPPLNELTYDYNYEKGGVCDANGNIKIKHCYCDSSDCLGRMY, encoded by the exons atgcttaaaatctatcaaagaAG ATTTAAAAGAATCTCACTTGTCACTAGCTGTAATGATGAGCAATGTCAAGTGGGTGTTTCTGCAGCAACTAATGTTTACAAGTACACAGGTTTTGAAGAATCCTACTCTTCAATGAACATTAAGG GTGTTGAACGGGCCAATGTGTTAATGAACATCGGGGATGATCCGTGTGAAGCTGTTGTAACCAGTTTTGATGACTATCAATTAGTTCTGAAGGATGAAAAGAGTAAGAATCTTGTGTCTCTTACCAAAGAAGTGAGCTCATTAATGCTTTCAGATGAGCAATATTCGGATTCCCTGTTTGGCGTAGATATTTTCCAGGCAGCCTTTAATGATGATGAAGATTATGTGAAAGAGCATGATTCCCAAGCAGCCTTTAGTGATGATGTAGTTAGTGTCAAAACCACTTTGGCAGAGGAAGCGAGGTCATTAATGGTTTCAGATGAGCGATGTTCGGATTCCCAGGTAGCCTTTAATGATGATGAAGATTGTGTGAAAGAGCATGATTCCCTAGCAGCCTTTAGTGATGGTGAAGAGAGTGTCAAAACTACTTTGGCAGAGGAGAAAAATTCTCAAGTTGACCTTAGCAATTACGAGGTGTTCTCTAACAATGAGTTGATAAATGATTGTGACAAGGTTAAGCAGATTATTAATCATTTTAGACACGTTTACAACAAGCTCTTACAGGTTAAGTCCGGGAAACTTAGGAGTGGCCTTGCTGTTGAAGCTGCTATAATTCTTCAAAATCAACATAAGTGGATCAAAAGAAATAAGCAGTTTGGCTCTATCTCAGGAGTTGAAATAGGTGACTACTTTTTCTGGAGGGCTGAATTGAATATAATTGGCCTCCATTGTCGAAATGTTCATGGCATAGATTTTAtgaaaatggatggaaaaaatcTAGCCATAAGTGTTGTGGACTCCGGGCGATACGACAATGTTTTTGAGTCAAACAATGAAGAGTTTCCAGATACCTTAGTTTATTTAGGGGAAGGTTCAAATCCAAAGGTTCAAAGTAAGAAATCTATTGAGGATCAAAAGCTTAAAGGTGGTAATCTTGCTTTGAAGAATAGTGTAGAAGCAAAAAATCCTGTAAGGGTTATTCGTAAGATTTTCTTTAAACGTGGGAAGGTAGAAAAGCGCAAATATATTTATGATGGGTTGTACTTTGTTGATAGTTATCGACAAGAAATAGCATCATCTGGCAAGcttgtttttaagtttttgctgAAGAGAATTCCTAGCCAACCAAAACTTGATTGGAGAAAATTGGTTAGGGAACTTGATTGTATGAGTTATAATTCTGAAGGCAAAGAGAGATCACCTATTTGTGTAGTGAATGCTTTGGATGATGAGAAGCCCCTAATCACCGATGATATTTCTCAAGGTAAAGAGAGGATACCTATTCGTGCAATAAATGCTTTGGATGATGAGAAGCTTCCGATATTTAATTATGTCACCAGTGTGACATATCCAGAGTCCTATTGTCCTTCAATGATTAATGATGGTTGTGATTGTATTGATGGATGCTCAGACTCTGAGGATTGCCCTTGCATTGTCAAGAACGGAGGATCAACCTATGATTATGAAGAACGCCTTTTTGAGGCAAAGCCCCTTATTGTTGAGTGTGGACCTTCTTGTAAGTGCTTCACCTCTTGCCTTAATAGAGTGAGTCAACGTGGAATTCGACTTCCTTTAGAAGTTTTTAAGACTAAAGCAAAAGGATGGGGTGTTAGATCACGGTCTTTTATTCGACGTGGATGCTTTATATGTGAGTATACAGGTGAAATCCTACGAGACAATGAAGGTGAACAAAGGATAGGTAACGATGAATACTTGTTTGATATAGGAGTTAGTTACGGTGATCATTCTTTGCGAGATGCAAATTCTCTCGGTTCATTTGAGGGAAATGAATGTTTCACTATTGATGCTGCTCGAGTGGGGAATGTGGGACGATTCATCAATCATAGTTGCTCTCCGAATCTTTTTCCTCAAAGTCTTCTCTTTGATCATGATAACAAAAGAATGCCACATATTATGTTATTTGCTATGGAAGATATACCACCATTGAATGAGTTAACATATGACTATAATTATGAAAAAGGTGGAGTTTGTGATGCAAATGGTAATATCAAGATCAAGCATTGTTATTGTGATTCTAGTGATTGCCTCGGGAGAATGTACTAG